A window of the Synechococcus sp. JA-3-3Ab genome harbors these coding sequences:
- the murC gene encoding UDP-N-acetylmuramate--L-alanine ligase has protein sequence MVETVGGKDAVAPAPARSPSPPAKNLDPLNPLLPAYHFVGIGGVGMSALAYILAKQGFRVSGSDIAANGRTRRLEALGVRFIQGHTLEGLAGDPQVVYSSAIRPTNPELAAALDKGLKVWHRADLLAALFNHRPSIGVAGTHGKTTTSSMIGYMLLAAGWDPTLIIGGEMDAWDGNARLGQGEYLVAEVDESDGSLVRLYPQIGVITNIELDHPDHYANLEQVIRAFQQYGQQSQTLVACLDCPNVATHLKVDIGYSLAGHPQAQYQARQILYTADCTSAEIWERGSLLGQLRLQVLGSHNLSNALAAVAVGRQLGLEFAVIASALAEFRGVQRRFEVKGEVGGVTFIDDYAHHPSEIRATLRAARLQQRRVVAVFQPHRHSRLAKLFQDFACCFADAQVVVIVPTYGAGEAAPEGSDSLRLAVSVAEHHPHVRYVSSLPQLPQVLPSILQPGDLAIFLGAGDLNQQIAATMRAYAARLGEQPLANFEGKLPGQAEDGIREMGASEVLAS, from the coding sequence ATGGTGGAAACAGTTGGGGGGAAAGATGCCGTTGCGCCGGCGCCAGCTCGTTCTCCATCTCCGCCTGCGAAAAATTTGGATCCGTTGAACCCGCTACTTCCGGCTTATCATTTTGTCGGGATCGGCGGGGTGGGGATGTCGGCTCTGGCTTACATTTTGGCCAAGCAGGGGTTTCGGGTTTCAGGGTCGGATATTGCCGCCAATGGCCGCACCCGTCGCCTGGAAGCCTTGGGGGTGCGCTTTATTCAGGGGCACACTCTGGAGGGTTTGGCCGGGGATCCCCAGGTGGTCTACTCCAGCGCCATTCGCCCCACCAACCCGGAATTAGCGGCGGCGCTGGACAAGGGACTAAAGGTTTGGCATCGAGCCGATTTGCTGGCTGCCCTGTTTAACCATCGTCCCAGCATTGGGGTGGCGGGCACCCACGGCAAGACCACTACTAGCAGCATGATTGGCTACATGTTACTGGCGGCGGGCTGGGATCCCACCTTGATCATCGGCGGGGAGATGGACGCCTGGGATGGCAATGCCCGTCTAGGCCAGGGGGAATACCTGGTAGCCGAGGTGGACGAGTCGGATGGATCCCTGGTGCGGCTCTATCCCCAAATTGGCGTGATCACCAACATTGAGCTAGACCACCCGGATCACTACGCCAATCTGGAGCAGGTGATCCGGGCCTTTCAGCAGTATGGGCAGCAGAGCCAAACCCTGGTGGCCTGTCTGGACTGCCCCAACGTGGCCACCCACCTCAAGGTGGACATCGGCTACAGCCTGGCCGGCCATCCCCAAGCCCAGTACCAGGCCCGTCAGATCCTCTACACTGCCGATTGCACCTCTGCCGAGATCTGGGAAAGGGGATCCCTCCTCGGCCAGCTCCGCCTGCAGGTGCTGGGATCCCATAACCTCAGCAATGCCCTGGCGGCGGTTGCCGTGGGGCGACAGTTGGGCTTGGAGTTTGCGGTGATTGCCTCGGCTCTGGCCGAGTTTCGAGGGGTGCAGCGGCGATTTGAAGTCAAAGGCGAGGTGGGTGGGGTCACCTTTATCGACGACTATGCCCATCATCCCAGCGAGATTCGGGCTACGCTGCGGGCGGCACGGCTGCAGCAGCGGCGGGTGGTGGCGGTGTTCCAGCCCCATCGCCACAGCCGCTTGGCCAAGTTGTTCCAGGACTTTGCTTGCTGCTTTGCGGATGCGCAGGTGGTGGTGATCGTGCCCACTTATGGGGCGGGAGAAGCAGCGCCTGAGGGCTCCGACAGCTTGCGGCTGGCCGTGTCGGTGGCGGAGCACCATCCCCATGTACGTTATGTGTCTTCTTTGCCGCAATTGCCGCAGGTGTTGCCGTCTATCTTGCAACCTGGAGATCTGGCAATTTTTTTGGGCGCAGGCGATCTCAATCAACAGATAGCCGCTACGATGCGGGCCTATGCGGCTCGGCTGGGGGAGCAGCCTCTGGCAAACTTTGAAGGGAAATTGCCGGGGCAAGCGGAGGATGGGATCAGGGAGATGGGGGCTTCTGAGGTATTGGCATCATGA
- a CDS encoding ABC exporter membrane fusion protein, translating to MNQRLLWSIAGAGLLAGTGLAWLGLSQQAATQSVSENATEETRLPPRVGALGRLEPEGEVVRVAGPPGERLGELLVAEGERVRAGQVLARLESYRERLAEREYAAAQLQEARARLEAETRFGQAQVEEARTRLSRLDEPQQMQIRSQEAVVERLRAELADAEANLARFQALWQEGAISQQELDQKALLVRQRQEDLRAAEATLDQLRLARERDLRNAQAQVQAAEAGLRRAQAQVQLGSLARNLELAEARLERTLIRAPRAGQVLKIRTRPGEVIAADTGILELGNTDQMMVVAEVYETDILRVRPGQRATISNRALPETLQGRVERVGLQIGKKDVLNTDPAADVDARVVEVYIRLDPESSARVAGLTNLQVDVAIEVEG from the coding sequence ATGAATCAGCGGCTACTCTGGTCTATTGCGGGAGCTGGATTGCTGGCCGGAACTGGGCTGGCCTGGCTGGGCCTGAGCCAGCAGGCGGCCACCCAATCCGTATCAGAGAATGCAACGGAGGAGACGCGGCTACCTCCCCGCGTTGGCGCCCTGGGTCGCCTGGAGCCGGAAGGAGAGGTGGTGCGGGTGGCCGGCCCTCCGGGAGAGCGACTGGGAGAGCTGCTAGTGGCCGAAGGGGAGCGGGTGAGGGCGGGGCAAGTGTTGGCACGTCTGGAAAGCTATCGAGAGCGCCTGGCCGAGCGGGAGTATGCTGCTGCCCAACTCCAAGAAGCCCGCGCCCGGCTGGAGGCCGAGACCCGCTTTGGCCAAGCTCAAGTGGAAGAGGCGCGCACCCGCCTCAGCCGCCTAGACGAACCGCAACAGATGCAGATCCGATCCCAGGAAGCGGTGGTGGAGCGCCTTCGGGCGGAGCTGGCCGATGCCGAGGCCAACCTGGCTCGCTTCCAGGCCCTGTGGCAGGAGGGGGCTATCTCCCAGCAGGAGCTAGACCAGAAAGCTCTGCTGGTGCGGCAACGGCAGGAGGACTTGCGGGCTGCCGAGGCCACTCTGGATCAACTGCGCCTGGCCCGCGAGCGGGATCTGCGCAACGCCCAAGCCCAGGTGCAAGCTGCTGAAGCGGGGCTGAGGCGGGCGCAAGCGCAAGTGCAACTGGGATCCCTGGCCCGCAACCTGGAGCTGGCGGAGGCCCGTCTGGAGCGCACCCTCATCCGCGCCCCCCGGGCCGGCCAGGTGCTCAAGATCCGCACGCGGCCTGGGGAAGTTATCGCTGCCGACACAGGGATCCTCGAGCTGGGCAACACCGACCAGATGATGGTGGTGGCGGAGGTCTACGAAACCGACATCCTGCGGGTGCGGCCCGGACAACGGGCCACCATCAGCAACCGCGCGCTGCCAGAAACGCTGCAGGGCCGGGTGGAGCGGGTGGGCCTGCAGATCGGCAAAAAAGACGTGCTCAACACCGACCCCGCCGCCGATGTGGATGCCCGCGTGGTGGAGGTGTACATCCGCCTGGATCCGGAAAGCAGCGCCCGCGTGGCCGGCCTGACCAACCTGCAGGTGGATGTGGCCATCGAGGTCGAGGGGTAG
- the devC gene encoding ABC transporter permease DevC produces MSGLFSVAFIGRRIPLAWLQLTREKIRLLVALAGIAFACILMFMQLGFQDSLLESAIRFHVALKGEIFLVSPQSNALIAMNTFSQRRLYQALGFEGVRAISPVYVGFALWKNPQTRRTRSIFVVGVDPSADLLELPELTPDKLEEIKKADVVLFDRRSRSEFGPIPEWFEAGREVFTEVGNRRVQVGGLFKMGATFGADGTILTSDLNFLRIFPQRERGLVDIGVVQLQPGVDPQPLVQQMRALLPEDVRVLSRAEFIDMEQSYWEEGTAIGFIFGLGVAMGFIVGIVIVYQILYTDVSDHLAEYATLKAMGYTDTYLLGVVFQEAILLAGLGYIPAFALAVLLYDLTANATLLPIAMTFNRAVLVLLLAVSMCFISGAIAVRRLRAADPADIF; encoded by the coding sequence ATGTCCGGCCTGTTCAGCGTAGCGTTTATCGGGCGGCGCATCCCCTTGGCCTGGCTGCAGTTGACGCGGGAGAAGATCCGCCTGCTGGTGGCCCTGGCGGGCATTGCCTTTGCTTGCATCTTGATGTTCATGCAGTTGGGCTTCCAAGACAGTCTGCTGGAAAGCGCCATCCGCTTCCACGTCGCCCTCAAAGGGGAGATCTTCCTGGTCAGCCCCCAGTCCAACGCCCTCATTGCCATGAACACCTTTTCCCAGCGGCGGCTCTACCAGGCGTTGGGCTTTGAGGGGGTACGGGCCATCTCGCCCGTCTATGTGGGCTTTGCCCTCTGGAAAAACCCCCAGACCCGCCGCACCCGCAGCATCTTTGTGGTGGGGGTGGATCCCTCTGCCGACCTGCTGGAGTTGCCGGAGCTGACCCCCGACAAGTTGGAGGAGATCAAGAAAGCAGACGTGGTGCTCTTCGACCGCCGCTCCCGCAGCGAGTTTGGCCCCATCCCGGAGTGGTTTGAGGCCGGTCGAGAAGTTTTTACTGAAGTAGGCAACCGCCGCGTCCAGGTGGGGGGCCTGTTCAAGATGGGGGCCACCTTTGGCGCCGATGGCACCATCCTCACCAGCGACCTCAACTTCCTGCGCATCTTTCCTCAGCGGGAGCGCGGCCTGGTGGATATCGGCGTAGTGCAGCTGCAGCCGGGAGTGGATCCCCAGCCGTTGGTGCAGCAGATGCGGGCCTTGCTGCCGGAAGATGTGCGGGTGCTGTCGCGGGCAGAGTTTATCGATATGGAGCAAAGCTACTGGGAGGAGGGCACGGCCATCGGCTTTATTTTCGGCCTGGGGGTGGCCATGGGCTTCATCGTCGGCATTGTGATTGTCTATCAGATCCTCTACACCGATGTATCCGATCACCTGGCGGAATATGCCACCCTCAAGGCCATGGGCTACACGGATACTTACCTGTTGGGGGTGGTGTTTCAAGAAGCTATTTTGCTGGCCGGCTTGGGGTATATTCCAGCTTTTGCCCTGGCAGTTTTGCTCTACGATTTGACGGCCAATGCTACGTTGCTGCCGATCGCCATGACCTTCAACCGGGCGGTGTTGGTGCTGCTGCTGGCAGTGAGCATGTGCTTTATCTCGGGGGCCATTGCCGTGCGGCGGCTGCGGGCAGCCGATCCCGCCGACATTTTCTAA
- a CDS encoding DevA family ABC transporter ATP-binding protein translates to MLPSLLDQAALASTQHAVEPVVKAEGVNHYFGEGSLRKQVLFDINFVLQPGEIVLLTGPSGSGKTTLLTLLGALRSVQEGSLRVLGQELRGAKPNTLIQIRRQVGYIFQAHNLLRSLTAAQNVRMALELHNGLSPQQVQQQAEAMLAAVGLGDRVHYYPEQLSGGQKQRVAIARALVSHPKLVLADEPTAALDSKSGREVVTLMEKLAREQGCTILMVTHDNRILDIADRVLHMEDGRLESQVVA, encoded by the coding sequence ATGCTGCCTTCCCTTCTCGATCAAGCTGCCCTCGCTTCCACCCAACATGCCGTTGAGCCGGTGGTCAAAGCCGAAGGGGTGAACCACTACTTTGGCGAGGGATCCCTGCGCAAGCAAGTGCTTTTTGACATCAACTTCGTTTTGCAGCCGGGGGAGATCGTGTTGTTGACCGGCCCCTCTGGCTCCGGCAAGACCACGCTGCTCACGCTCCTGGGAGCTTTGCGCTCGGTGCAAGAGGGCAGCCTGCGGGTGTTGGGGCAGGAGCTGCGGGGCGCTAAGCCCAACACCCTCATCCAGATCCGCCGCCAGGTGGGGTACATCTTCCAGGCCCACAACCTGCTGCGCTCCCTGACGGCGGCCCAAAATGTGCGCATGGCCCTGGAGCTGCACAACGGCCTTTCTCCTCAACAGGTGCAGCAGCAGGCAGAAGCGATGCTGGCGGCGGTGGGTTTGGGGGATCGCGTCCACTACTACCCGGAGCAGCTTTCGGGAGGGCAGAAGCAGCGGGTAGCCATCGCGCGGGCCCTGGTCAGCCACCCCAAGTTGGTGCTGGCCGACGAGCCGACCGCAGCCCTGGACAGCAAGTCGGGCCGCGAGGTGGTGACCCTGATGGAGAAGTTGGCGCGAGAGCAGGGCTGCACCATCCTCATGGTGACCCACGACAACCGCATCCTCGACATTGCCGACCGGGTGTTGCACATGGAGGATGGCCGCCTGGAGAGCCAGGTTGTTGCCTAG
- a CDS encoding GDP-L-fucose synthase family protein, which translates to MTPNSLSSAIDLSQKRILLTGGSGFLGKHVLQQLQLLGVKPEQVRIPRSRTHDLRRWEVCQEVVQGQDVVIHLAAHVGGIGLNQAKPAELFYDNLIMGSQLIHAAYLAGVEKFVCVGTICAYPKFTPVPFKEEDLWNGYPEETNAPYGIAKKALLVQLQAYRQQYGFNGIYLLPVNLYGPMDNFDPESSHVIPALIRKVHEAQQRGQNYVEVWGDGSPTREFFYAEDAARGILLATQLYNSPEPLNLGTGEEISIRDLIALICELMEFRGEIRWQTDRPNGQPRRCLDVSKARERIGFVAKVSLREGLQRTIEWYRRHAPAN; encoded by the coding sequence ATGACGCCCAACAGCTTGTCCAGTGCCATCGATCTCAGCCAAAAGCGCATCTTGCTTACCGGAGGGAGCGGCTTTTTGGGCAAACACGTCCTGCAGCAGTTGCAACTCCTGGGGGTCAAGCCGGAGCAGGTGCGGATCCCACGCTCCCGCACCCACGACCTGCGCCGCTGGGAGGTCTGCCAAGAGGTGGTGCAGGGACAAGATGTCGTCATCCATTTGGCGGCCCATGTGGGCGGCATCGGCCTCAACCAGGCCAAGCCGGCGGAGCTCTTCTACGACAACCTGATCATGGGATCCCAGCTCATCCACGCCGCCTACCTGGCGGGGGTGGAGAAGTTTGTCTGCGTGGGCACCATCTGCGCCTATCCCAAGTTCACCCCCGTCCCCTTCAAGGAAGAAGATCTCTGGAACGGCTACCCGGAGGAGACCAACGCCCCCTACGGCATCGCCAAGAAAGCCCTGCTGGTGCAACTGCAGGCCTACCGGCAGCAGTACGGCTTCAACGGCATCTACCTCCTGCCGGTAAACCTCTACGGCCCCATGGACAACTTCGATCCGGAAAGCTCCCACGTGATCCCGGCCTTGATCCGCAAGGTGCATGAAGCCCAGCAGCGGGGCCAGAACTACGTCGAGGTGTGGGGAGATGGCAGCCCCACCCGCGAGTTTTTCTACGCCGAAGATGCGGCTCGGGGAATTCTCCTGGCCACCCAGCTCTACAACAGCCCTGAGCCACTCAATTTGGGCACCGGCGAGGAGATCTCCATTCGGGATCTCATCGCCCTCATCTGCGAGCTGATGGAGTTTCGGGGCGAGATCCGCTGGCAAACCGACAGGCCCAACGGCCAGCCGCGCCGCTGCTTGGACGTCTCCAAAGCCCGCGAGAGGATAGGTTTTGTGGCCAAGGTGAGCCTGCGGGAGGGGCTGCAGCGCACCATCGAGTGGTACCGCCGCCACGCCCCGGCAAACTAG
- the alaS gene encoding alanine--tRNA ligase, with product MSPSFSGAAIRQAFLDFYAQRGHQVLPSASLVPEDPTVLLTIAGMLPFKPIFLGHQDPQYPRVTTAQKCVRTNDIENVGRTARHHTFFEMLGNFSFGDYFKKEAITWAWELVTEVFGLPPERLVVSVFREDEEAFALWRDAIGIPPHRIRRMGEEDNFWAAGPTGPCGPCSEIYYDFKPELGDEQIDLGDDSRFLEIYNLVFMELNRDSEGRLTPLARQNIDTGLGLERLAQVLQGVPNNYETDLIFPIVQKAAEIARVDYFQASPEQKVSLKVIGDHARAVMHLIADGVIPSNVDRGYVLRRLIRRMVRHGRLLGIGEPFTLPVVETAIQLAEAAYPEVREREAVIKAELQREEEQFLKTLERGERLLFDLFANVTASGAPKQISGADAFKLFDTYGFPLELTQEIAQERGFSVDVQGFEQEMEKQRQRARAAHQTLDVTAQGSLDELAEFLIETEFLGYSQSSARGVVEALLVEGKSVPQVEAGQSVQVVLDRTPFYAESGGQIGDRGYLAGDGVLVRVEDVQKRGDLFVHFGWVERGILRVGDPVQAQIDLACRRRAQAHHTATHLLQAALKKVVDPSISQAGSLVAFDRLRFDFTLSRPLTPEELQQVEDLVNTWIAEAHPAQVSIMPLAEAKARGAIAMFGEKYGAEVRVVDFPGVSMELCGGTHVSNTAEIGLFKIISESGVAAGIRRIEAVAGPAVLEYLNERDSVVRELSAQFKAKPQEIPERVAALQAELKAAQRALEEARSQLALLQAERLLPQAVAVGNLQILAAELGSTPPEALKTAAEHLLHKLGEGAVVLGSVPEAGKVSLVAAFSPAVQKLGLKAGSFIGEIAKLTGGGGGGRPNLAQAGGKQPEKLAQALQVAQERLQAELSSGLGS from the coding sequence ATGTCTCCATCCTTCTCCGGTGCCGCCATCCGGCAGGCTTTTCTGGATTTCTACGCCCAGCGGGGCCATCAGGTATTGCCCAGCGCCTCCTTGGTGCCGGAGGATCCGACGGTGCTGCTGACCATCGCCGGCATGCTGCCCTTCAAGCCGATTTTCCTCGGCCATCAGGATCCACAGTACCCACGGGTCACGACTGCCCAGAAATGCGTGCGCACCAACGACATCGAGAACGTGGGACGGACGGCCCGCCACCACACGTTTTTTGAGATGCTGGGCAACTTCAGCTTTGGCGACTACTTCAAAAAAGAAGCCATCACCTGGGCCTGGGAGCTGGTGACAGAGGTGTTTGGCCTGCCGCCGGAGCGCCTGGTGGTGAGCGTCTTTCGAGAAGATGAGGAGGCCTTTGCCCTCTGGCGCGATGCGATCGGGATCCCACCCCACCGCATCCGGCGCATGGGGGAGGAGGACAACTTCTGGGCTGCCGGCCCCACCGGCCCCTGTGGCCCTTGCTCGGAGATCTACTACGACTTCAAGCCGGAGCTGGGGGATGAGCAGATCGACCTAGGGGACGACTCTCGCTTTTTGGAGATCTACAACCTGGTGTTCATGGAGCTGAACCGGGACAGCGAGGGCCGCCTCACTCCCTTGGCCAGGCAAAACATCGACACCGGCCTGGGACTGGAGCGGCTGGCTCAGGTGCTGCAGGGAGTCCCCAACAACTATGAGACCGATTTGATCTTCCCTATTGTGCAGAAGGCGGCCGAGATTGCCCGGGTGGACTACTTCCAGGCCAGCCCCGAGCAGAAAGTCTCCCTCAAGGTAATTGGGGATCACGCGCGGGCGGTGATGCATCTCATTGCCGATGGGGTGATCCCCTCCAACGTGGACCGGGGCTATGTGCTGCGGCGGCTGATCCGGCGGATGGTGCGCCACGGGCGCCTCTTGGGGATCGGCGAGCCCTTTACCCTGCCGGTGGTGGAGACGGCCATCCAGTTGGCGGAGGCCGCCTATCCGGAGGTGCGGGAGCGGGAGGCGGTGATCAAGGCCGAGCTGCAGCGGGAAGAGGAGCAGTTTCTCAAGACCCTGGAGCGGGGGGAACGGCTGCTGTTTGATCTGTTTGCCAACGTCACGGCCAGTGGCGCGCCCAAGCAGATCTCGGGTGCCGACGCCTTCAAGCTCTTCGACACCTACGGCTTCCCGTTGGAGCTGACCCAGGAAATTGCCCAGGAGCGCGGCTTTAGCGTGGATGTGCAGGGCTTCGAGCAAGAGATGGAAAAACAGCGGCAGCGGGCCCGCGCCGCCCACCAAACCCTCGACGTCACGGCCCAGGGATCCCTGGACGAGCTGGCCGAGTTTTTAATCGAGACGGAGTTTTTGGGCTACAGCCAGTCTTCTGCCCGCGGCGTGGTGGAGGCCCTGCTGGTGGAAGGGAAGTCGGTGCCCCAGGTAGAGGCCGGGCAGTCGGTGCAGGTGGTTTTGGATCGCACGCCTTTTTATGCGGAGTCCGGGGGCCAAATCGGGGATCGCGGCTACCTGGCCGGCGACGGAGTGTTGGTGCGGGTGGAGGATGTGCAGAAGCGGGGGGATCTGTTTGTCCACTTTGGCTGGGTAGAACGGGGGATCCTGCGGGTGGGGGATCCGGTGCAGGCCCAGATTGACCTGGCCTGCCGGCGGCGCGCCCAGGCCCACCACACAGCCACCCACCTGCTGCAGGCAGCCCTGAAAAAGGTTGTCGATCCCTCTATTAGCCAGGCGGGATCTCTAGTGGCTTTTGACCGGCTGCGTTTCGACTTTACCCTCTCGCGTCCCCTCACCCCCGAAGAGCTGCAGCAGGTTGAGGATCTGGTCAACACCTGGATTGCCGAGGCCCATCCTGCGCAAGTCTCCATCATGCCCCTGGCCGAGGCCAAAGCCAGAGGGGCAATCGCCATGTTTGGGGAAAAATACGGGGCCGAGGTACGGGTGGTTGACTTTCCGGGGGTGTCAATGGAGCTCTGTGGCGGCACCCACGTCAGCAACACTGCCGAGATCGGCCTGTTCAAGATCATCTCCGAGAGTGGCGTAGCGGCCGGGATCCGCCGCATCGAGGCGGTAGCTGGGCCGGCGGTGCTGGAATACCTAAACGAGCGGGATAGCGTCGTGCGGGAGCTGAGCGCCCAATTCAAGGCCAAGCCCCAGGAGATCCCGGAGCGGGTGGCGGCTTTGCAGGCGGAGCTGAAGGCCGCCCAGAGGGCGCTCGAGGAGGCGCGCAGCCAATTGGCCTTGCTGCAGGCAGAGCGGCTCCTGCCCCAGGCTGTAGCTGTTGGCAATCTGCAGATCTTGGCGGCGGAACTGGGATCCACTCCCCCCGAGGCGCTGAAAACTGCTGCCGAACATCTGCTCCACAAACTGGGAGAAGGGGCAGTGGTGCTGGGATCGGTGCCGGAAGCTGGCAAGGTCAGCCTGGTTGCGGCTTTTAGCCCGGCGGTGCAGAAACTTGGTCTCAAAGCGGGCTCCTTTATCGGCGAGATCGCCAAGCTGACAGGCGGCGGTGGCGGTGGGCGGCCCAACCTGGCCCAGGCCGGCGGCAAACAGCCAGAGAAACTGGCCCAAGCCCTGCAGGTGGCCCAGGAGCGGCTACAGGCAGAGCTGTCTTCAGGCTTGGGCAGTTAG